The following proteins come from a genomic window of Brevibacillus antibioticus:
- a CDS encoding SCO family protein: MSEGTQLQQESAMKKHWFPVLAGIIILAIVGVFGYKYMTHEKIEVLKPIADFTLDNSDGTTYTFNKSAGKVRLVEFMFTKCPDICPATTYNMAKLQEQLKEKGLFKDKVEFVSISFDPDNDTPEVLQEYAAKFKADQSGWKFLRGDAQAVEKVTKDFGLMVIKEPDGSYSHTARMFLVDGDGNMRRAYGMAANMELEVMMKEMEQLAD, encoded by the coding sequence GTGAGTGAAGGAACACAATTGCAGCAGGAATCTGCGATGAAGAAGCATTGGTTTCCTGTGTTAGCTGGTATTATCATTTTGGCTATCGTCGGAGTATTTGGTTATAAGTACATGACACATGAGAAGATCGAAGTGTTGAAGCCCATCGCGGACTTCACCTTAGACAACAGTGACGGAACAACCTATACATTTAATAAAAGTGCTGGCAAGGTACGACTGGTAGAGTTTATGTTTACCAAGTGCCCGGATATTTGTCCGGCGACCACGTACAACATGGCCAAGCTGCAAGAACAGTTGAAGGAAAAGGGACTGTTCAAAGACAAAGTGGAGTTTGTTTCTATTTCCTTTGACCCTGATAACGATACACCGGAAGTCTTGCAGGAGTATGCAGCCAAGTTCAAGGCAGATCAGAGTGGCTGGAAGTTCCTCCGTGGGGATGCTCAGGCTGTAGAGAAAGTCACGAAGGATTTTGGTTTGATGGTCATTAAGGAGCCAGATGGTTCTTATTCCCATACGGCTCGCATGTTCCTGGTGGATGGAGATGGAAACATGCGCCGCGCGTACGGGATGGCAGCTAACATGGAACTGGAAGTCATGATGAAAGAGATGGAACAGCTCGCTGACTAG
- a CDS encoding rhodanese-like domain-containing protein: MSHGVKEMTPQELLEKLEANEELQVIDVREVDEWNAGHIKEAKLIPLGFLPHRIDELDRDIPIVMVCRSGARSHNATAYLSEQGYDVANMVGGMLAWPGEVEQ; encoded by the coding sequence ATGAGCCATGGAGTAAAGGAAATGACACCACAAGAGCTGTTGGAAAAGCTGGAAGCCAATGAGGAACTGCAAGTCATTGATGTACGCGAAGTCGATGAGTGGAATGCAGGTCACATCAAAGAGGCAAAGCTGATCCCGCTCGGCTTTTTGCCACATCGTATTGATGAGCTGGATAGGGACATTCCGATTGTGATGGTTTGCCGTAGTGGTGCCAGAAGCCATAATGCTACAGCGTATTTGAGTGAACAAGGATATGACGTGGCAAATATGGTTGGCGGCATGCTCGCATGGCCAGGTGAAGTGGAACAATAA
- a CDS encoding homocysteine synthase, with product MSDQQQWKPETLAVHGGQEVDPVTGSRAVPIYQTTSYVFRDTEHAANLFGLKEFGNIYTRIMNPTQDVFEKRVALLEGGVGALATASGQAAITFAILNIAHAGDEIVASSSLYGGTYNLFAHTLPRLGIKVHFADQSNPENFRAYINEKTKAVFCETIGNPRIDVADIEAIAHIAHENGVPLIVDNTFATPILCRPFEHGADIVVHSTTKFIGGHGTAIGGIIVDSGKFDWNNGKFPGLTTPDPSYHGVVYTEAVGPLAYIIKARVQLQRDIGAAVAPINSFLFLQGLETLHLRIERHSQNALAVAQFLTNHSAVEWVSYPGLESDSQHELAQKYLPKGAGAILTFGIRGGVEAGKTLIESVKLFSHLANVGDSKSLIIHPASTTHQQMTEEEQAAAGVTPGLIRLSVGTESIDDILSDLEQALQRALQLSTVG from the coding sequence ATGTCCGATCAACAACAATGGAAGCCAGAAACACTTGCAGTACATGGTGGGCAGGAGGTTGACCCTGTAACAGGCTCACGTGCTGTTCCGATCTATCAGACGACCTCCTATGTTTTTCGCGATACAGAGCATGCAGCGAATCTGTTTGGTTTAAAAGAGTTTGGGAACATCTATACACGCATCATGAATCCCACGCAGGATGTGTTTGAGAAGCGTGTTGCCCTGCTCGAAGGTGGTGTTGGTGCACTCGCGACCGCATCCGGGCAAGCTGCCATTACATTCGCCATCTTAAATATTGCCCATGCAGGAGACGAGATCGTCGCTTCCAGCAGCCTCTACGGCGGTACCTACAACCTGTTCGCCCACACTCTTCCCCGCCTCGGAATCAAGGTTCATTTTGCAGATCAATCTAACCCGGAAAATTTCCGCGCTTATATCAACGAAAAGACAAAAGCCGTGTTTTGCGAGACCATCGGCAACCCGCGCATTGATGTCGCTGATATCGAGGCGATCGCCCATATTGCTCACGAAAATGGCGTACCTTTGATCGTGGACAACACCTTTGCGACCCCGATTTTGTGCCGTCCTTTTGAGCACGGGGCCGATATCGTCGTGCACTCCACCACCAAATTCATCGGCGGCCACGGAACAGCAATAGGCGGTATCATCGTAGACTCTGGAAAATTCGACTGGAACAATGGAAAATTCCCAGGTCTGACCACACCAGATCCAAGCTACCATGGCGTCGTCTATACCGAGGCAGTCGGTCCGCTTGCCTATATTATCAAGGCACGGGTCCAGCTCCAACGCGATATTGGAGCAGCAGTCGCCCCGATCAACTCCTTCTTGTTCCTGCAAGGATTAGAAACTCTACATCTACGCATTGAACGGCATAGCCAGAACGCCTTGGCAGTAGCTCAGTTCCTCACCAATCACTCTGCCGTAGAGTGGGTGAGTTATCCGGGACTGGAGTCAGACTCCCAGCATGAATTGGCACAGAAATATTTGCCAAAAGGTGCTGGGGCGATCCTGACCTTTGGAATTCGCGGTGGTGTTGAGGCAGGAAAAACATTGATCGAGTCGGTGAAACTGTTCTCCCATCTCGCAAATGTTGGAGACTCCAAGTCACTCATCATTCACCCAGCTAGCACAACACATCAGCAGATGACGGAAGAAGAGCAGGCAGCAGCCGGAGTGACCCCAGGACTTATTCGCCTCTCAGTCGGCACAGAATCAATCGACGATATTCTCTCTGATCTGGAGCAAGCACTGCAGCGTGCGTTGCAATTGTCCACGGTAGGTTGA
- a CDS encoding ArsR/SmtB family transcription factor, whose product MKVLNIGSERTTYRVEISYSPLFEAALGIAAATYDQLHHTMEHPPTYWRQLLDELSPSVRQEVDYAKEHNTWKTLLQLLDLCPFADLDSFLSYVKELSTEQLRYEALPYLGENMQETRRMAAQGCKENCAALQEACRAHLFFESYIGHIASVDAEELRGHILRLMEGWYTTHIKPHEEEIVRMLERDWSQKQNKLGKLNPEALVEYATGSSYLPEPAVPRVLLIPQAIYRPWTVQADAVGTKIFYYPVADENLHDAVDPHQPPPYLVQALKALGDEHRLRMIKMLVEKDLSLQEITDQLSMAKSTVHHHLSMLRSAHLVETAGSRYRLRRHTLDKLPPMWDEFLDRSTP is encoded by the coding sequence GTGAAAGTATTGAACATCGGAAGTGAACGGACAACGTATCGCGTAGAAATCTCGTATTCTCCTTTATTCGAAGCTGCCTTGGGAATCGCTGCCGCTACCTACGATCAATTGCATCACACGATGGAACACCCTCCTACCTACTGGCGTCAACTATTGGACGAGCTATCACCTTCTGTACGGCAAGAGGTCGACTATGCGAAGGAGCACAACACGTGGAAGACGCTTTTGCAACTGCTCGATCTTTGCCCTTTCGCTGATCTGGATTCCTTTCTCTCGTATGTCAAAGAGCTCTCAACAGAACAGCTCCGATACGAGGCCCTCCCCTATCTAGGTGAAAATATGCAGGAAACACGGCGGATGGCTGCACAAGGATGCAAGGAGAATTGCGCCGCTTTACAGGAAGCGTGCCGCGCGCACCTCTTTTTTGAATCTTATATCGGACATATTGCCTCCGTTGATGCAGAAGAGCTGCGGGGTCATATTCTCCGATTGATGGAAGGCTGGTATACCACTCACATCAAGCCGCATGAGGAAGAAATCGTTCGCATGCTAGAACGGGATTGGTCGCAAAAGCAAAACAAGCTAGGAAAGCTAAACCCAGAAGCCTTGGTGGAGTATGCGACGGGATCGAGCTACCTCCCAGAGCCTGCCGTGCCACGCGTACTACTGATTCCACAAGCGATCTATCGCCCGTGGACCGTACAGGCCGATGCTGTCGGGACGAAAATTTTTTATTACCCTGTTGCCGACGAAAATTTGCACGATGCTGTAGATCCTCATCAGCCACCCCCTTACCTGGTGCAAGCCTTAAAAGCACTCGGAGATGAGCACAGGCTACGCATGATCAAAATGCTGGTGGAAAAGGACCTGAGCCTGCAAGAGATAACAGATCAACTCTCCATGGCGAAATCGACAGTGCACCATCACCTATCCATGCTGCGGTCTGCCCATCTCGTTGAAACAGCAGGCTCCCGTTACAGACTCCGCCGTCATACCCTGGACAAGCTCCCCCCGATGTGGGATGAATTCCTGGACAGGAGCACTCCATGA
- a CDS encoding MFS transporter: MNQTAVQASVWQQRSYRWILFGQLISELGASLGTLANSWLIYQATGSQGAVGQMWLLYFLPSLAIQLVAGPYIDRFDKKRVMIFSQWMRAAAFCLSFAIITSGTESLWPLYFTALINGLVQPLYVPASQSLLPALVKREQLLQANAYLDSVLRIALITGPPLAGILVASIGGESVLALVAISYALSGFFLVLCPIAPADTVNKKQSWFVMFKAGLAIFWQKPLLLWLGLYSALVQFAVGVTLVLNLPFVAGELQGTSFHVGLFLAGYPLGYFFGSLLVPRFRSSFGQPLIMLGSLVVGGLSFVAIGFTHEIWLAITIELLAGLFAPFFQVHSTSLYQLHVPSELMGRVLSVRLLIVRATMPVGIWLGGQLSDQVGMRPLYISVGAVIVLASLAGVLFRKFVNNRIFHI; encoded by the coding sequence ATGAACCAAACCGCGGTACAAGCGTCAGTCTGGCAGCAGCGTTCTTATCGTTGGATTCTTTTCGGTCAGCTCATTTCAGAACTCGGCGCCTCACTCGGTACCCTCGCCAATAGCTGGTTAATTTATCAGGCAACAGGCTCACAAGGTGCGGTCGGACAGATGTGGCTGCTATATTTCTTGCCGTCGCTCGCGATTCAGTTGGTAGCCGGACCGTACATCGACCGATTCGATAAGAAGCGTGTCATGATTTTTTCTCAATGGATGCGAGCTGCTGCGTTTTGTTTGTCCTTTGCGATCATTACTTCCGGGACCGAATCACTCTGGCCGCTGTATTTCACTGCCTTGATCAACGGTCTCGTTCAACCGCTGTATGTGCCAGCCAGCCAGTCGCTCCTCCCTGCTCTGGTCAAAAGAGAGCAGCTCCTCCAAGCCAATGCCTATTTGGATAGCGTCCTGCGAATTGCCTTGATTACAGGTCCGCCTTTGGCCGGGATTCTCGTGGCGAGTATCGGCGGTGAGTCAGTACTCGCATTGGTCGCGATCAGCTATGCGCTCAGCGGTTTCTTTCTGGTTCTTTGTCCAATCGCCCCAGCGGATACCGTCAACAAGAAGCAATCGTGGTTCGTCATGTTTAAGGCTGGTCTTGCGATTTTTTGGCAGAAGCCCCTTCTGCTCTGGCTTGGCCTGTACTCAGCTCTCGTCCAATTTGCTGTCGGAGTCACACTCGTACTAAACCTGCCTTTTGTAGCCGGCGAGCTACAAGGCACCTCGTTTCATGTAGGCTTGTTTTTGGCTGGCTATCCGTTGGGATATTTCTTCGGCTCCTTGCTCGTGCCTCGCTTCCGCAGTAGCTTCGGACAGCCCCTGATCATGTTGGGATCACTGGTAGTAGGCGGCTTGAGCTTTGTTGCGATAGGCTTTACCCATGAAATCTGGCTCGCAATCACCATCGAACTGTTGGCTGGTCTGTTTGCTCCTTTTTTCCAAGTACATAGCACAAGCCTGTATCAGCTTCATGTTCCTTCCGAGCTAATGGGGCGTGTACTCTCTGTCCGTCTGCTCATCGTGCGTGCGACGATGCCCGTCGGTATTTGGCTTGGCGGACAGCTGAGCGATCAGGTAGGGATGCGCCCTCTTTATATCTCTGTAGGTGCCGTCATCGTACTTGCTTCGCTGGCGGGAGTATTATTTCGAAAATTTGTAAATAACAGGATATTCCATATATAA
- a CDS encoding AAA family ATPase, with product MTHPTLDNLQHAVASVIVGKESQIRLLVTALLARGHVLLEDLPGMGKTVLAKTLAQAIGGSYNRLQFTADLLPSDVVGLHVFNQRTSEFELRKGPVFADVLLADEINRATPRTQSGLLECMEERQVTIEGVTLPLPSTMLVIATQNPIESEGTYPLPEAQLDRFLFKLSLGYGTREDAKDILRRFRSGSPLDAVEPVITVEQIAALQREVTTVHVSQPVEDYIIDLTEATRQHRSVEVGISPRAMLALLRSAQAYAFVSGRTYVLPDDVKVVFPSLAAHRIRLSMEAELHVTEQEVVEQILTSVHAPVEESV from the coding sequence ATGACTCATCCGACATTGGATAACCTTCAGCATGCTGTCGCAAGCGTCATCGTGGGCAAAGAAAGTCAGATCCGCCTATTGGTAACAGCCTTGCTCGCTCGTGGTCACGTATTGCTGGAGGACTTGCCCGGAATGGGAAAAACCGTGCTTGCCAAAACATTGGCGCAAGCGATTGGCGGCTCTTACAACCGCCTGCAATTTACTGCCGATTTACTGCCTTCTGATGTCGTCGGTCTACATGTTTTCAATCAACGAACCAGTGAATTTGAATTGCGCAAGGGACCTGTTTTTGCTGATGTCTTGCTCGCAGATGAAATAAACAGGGCCACTCCCCGGACTCAATCCGGCTTGCTGGAATGCATGGAGGAACGCCAGGTTACGATTGAAGGCGTCACACTGCCACTCCCATCAACCATGCTGGTCATTGCTACCCAAAATCCGATTGAATCGGAAGGGACCTATCCGCTGCCGGAAGCACAGTTGGACCGCTTCCTTTTCAAGCTGTCTCTTGGCTACGGTACGCGAGAGGATGCCAAAGACATTTTGCGGAGATTCCGCAGCGGCTCCCCCTTAGATGCTGTCGAGCCGGTCATCACTGTCGAACAAATTGCAGCTCTGCAACGCGAGGTCACGACCGTTCACGTCAGCCAACCGGTGGAAGACTATATCATCGATCTGACGGAAGCAACTCGCCAGCATCGCTCGGTTGAGGTGGGCATCAGTCCGCGCGCCATGCTCGCCCTGTTGCGATCCGCCCAGGCCTACGCGTTCGTTTCCGGTCGTACGTATGTCTTACCGGATGATGTAAAAGTGGTGTTTCCAAGTCTGGCAGCTCACCGCATCCGCCTCTCCATGGAAGCAGAGCTGCATGTGACGGAACAGGAAGTCGTGGAGCAAATCTTGACCAGCGTCCACGCTCCCGTCGAAGAAAGCGTGTAG
- a CDS encoding DUF58 domain-containing protein, which yields MSKWVSLEWSSDQTRVLSGTPVHITVRLHNRSWLPLPVTWLRFTLPEHVLVEGADEVRILNHRTSVRLRFDLPIRKSATRTLILIPNKRGTVWLTDVQSETLPLLGEEPTAMTLSVSFSLLVYPLPLALSPVVLAKTEPDGNRLSRQRQQDDVTFQRGVRSYMPGDRFKHIHWKATAKTGSLETRLFEYTAHPNWRIVGHILPSYEPMMQKYNDIANERTISCLAALASLCRKQAVGYELYLTVKQRGREHFHLPAGSGKAHHLHVMTQLAQMHHFVTTPLEPVLRRLEGAHGKEAILIVTPRMDPSVQASAERLIQCGHQVAVLDVSSDPVIIQRFLHARLKKRSVMMG from the coding sequence ATGTCCAAATGGGTGTCGCTCGAATGGTCCAGTGATCAAACGCGCGTCCTGTCAGGGACACCCGTGCACATTACAGTTCGCTTGCACAATCGTTCGTGGCTGCCTTTGCCTGTTACCTGGCTTCGCTTCACACTGCCGGAGCATGTCTTAGTGGAAGGCGCAGACGAGGTGCGAATCCTCAATCATCGGACGAGCGTTCGCTTGCGATTTGATCTGCCGATTAGGAAAAGTGCCACACGCACCTTGATTCTCATCCCGAATAAACGAGGTACGGTCTGGCTGACGGATGTTCAATCCGAGACATTGCCGTTATTGGGTGAGGAGCCTACCGCCATGACACTGTCCGTTTCCTTTTCCTTGCTGGTCTATCCGTTGCCTCTTGCTCTTTCTCCCGTCGTGCTCGCTAAAACGGAACCGGACGGGAACCGGCTCTCTCGTCAGCGCCAACAGGACGATGTCACTTTTCAGCGTGGCGTTCGGTCGTACATGCCAGGCGACCGTTTCAAGCACATCCATTGGAAGGCAACCGCCAAAACAGGCTCTCTGGAGACGCGTCTTTTCGAATATACAGCCCATCCAAACTGGCGAATTGTCGGGCACATCCTGCCCTCCTATGAACCAATGATGCAAAAGTATAACGATATCGCCAATGAACGGACCATCTCCTGTCTTGCGGCTTTAGCTAGCCTGTGCAGGAAACAAGCGGTCGGATACGAGCTGTATCTCACCGTGAAGCAACGAGGACGTGAGCATTTTCATTTGCCTGCGGGAAGTGGAAAAGCACACCACTTGCACGTCATGACCCAACTGGCGCAAATGCACCATTTTGTGACGACGCCACTGGAGCCTGTTCTTCGCCGGTTAGAGGGAGCACATGGGAAGGAAGCCATTCTCATTGTGACACCACGAATGGACCCATCCGTACAAGCCTCTGCGGAGCGCCTTATTCAATGCGGTCATCAGGTTGCGGTGTTGGATGTTTCTTCTGACCCTGTCATCATCCAGCGCTTTTTGCATGCTCGCTTGAAAAAAAGGAGCGTGATGATGGGATGA